One window from the genome of Rhizoctonia solani chromosome 15, complete sequence encodes:
- a CDS encoding carbohydrate esterase family 16 protein, giving the protein MLRKLLSSTATLSSLVLAVPATNNTGRNDGIHLAIGPTCGKLTSTGDTSDLNAGLWDLKRYKTIVSFGDSFTAGGVRDGSPLAPAVITPPSPKAGGRTTNGPVWIEYIANDTSARFMDYAVGGAVTNKTLWPSKSTASDFIEQVGIFLNQSNKLDPLTTLYTVYFGINDVSASHTDGAENLPAAAQAVLDQIKRLSAPPTNARSFLVTDSYGRGKREPAGEAYKKNIFNGLAKLHHGLPFLQIGYADFGYIWDAVLNTSPGYAAFGYNSPGACALNSSTIIGACDDPDHTFYWIPGHPSKQTHRIMGDYVELAMKRCRTL; this is encoded by the exons ATGTTGCGTAAATTACTCTCTTCCACAGCTACTCTGTCTAGTCTAGTGTTGGCAGTACCTGCTACGAATAACACAGGTCGTAACGACGGGATTCACTTGGCTATCGGTCCTACATGCGGTAAACTGACTTCAACCGGAGACACATCGGACCTCAATGCGGGTCTCTGGGATTTAAAGCGATATAAAACAATC GTCTCATTCGGAGATAG CTTTACTGCCGGAGGTGTGAGAGATGGCTCACCTCTAGCTCCGGCAGTGATCACTCCTCCTTCTCCAAAAGCCGGTGGCAGGACAACCAATGGGCCAG TGTGGATTGAATACATTGCAAATGATACATCCGCACGGTTTATGGATTACGCA GTTGGTGGTGCGGTTACGAACAAAACACTATGGCCAAGTAAGTCAACTGCGAGTGACTTTATCGAACAAGTTGGAATCTTTCTCA ATCAGAGCAACAAATTGGACCCTCTTACGACATTATATACGGTTTACTTTGGCATCAA TGACGTTTCAGCCTCACACACGGACGGGGCGGAAAATCTCCCTGCAGCTGCCCAAGCTGTACTTGATCAAATCAAGCGTCTGTCCGCACCTCCAACTAACGCCCGTTCTTTTCTAGTCACCGACTCTTATGGGAGAGGAAAACGGGAACCTGCCGGAGAGGCCTATAAGAAGAATATATTCAATGGTCTTGCTAAACTTCACCATGGTTTGCCGTTCTTGCAAATAGGATATGCCG ATTTCGGCTATATTTGGGACGCCGTGCTGAACACCTCACCCGGCTATGCGGCGTTTGGGTATAACAGTCCAGGCGCATGTGCACTGAACAGCAGCACTATCATCGGAGCT TGCGACGATCCGGACCATACTTTTTATTGGATTCCAGG GCATCCTTCAAAACAAACCCATCGCATCATGGGTGACTACGTCGAATTGGCGATGAAAAGGTGCCGAACTTTGTAG
- a CDS encoding stress response protein NST1, with protein sequence MRPAPSVPPPPTPTTINKKKKKKADGDEEGPEDADQVWAQFPPELRAYVRAEYAKSVRPPSVQGLVQHMEQYGWRARTTTDPPPAPPPPPPQHHHHPQPTSVPQPPFPFDAQLFSDPGFALALEQLTIAGGPKPPPQDDTEYGDFYSDDEPDDDDDLVPPPNLAASSKKKKKKKKRVPATLPPPPPPPPIPVPHPQPHPHPHPSPTAAAATPPTTTTTAGGSSQLTGSRQTAHDVPACPSSTPAPSQTTRQSTELEHREQHQTMEYKLPRERQRIKDFWLGLSESERRDLVKVEREAVLKKMKEQQKHSCACAVCGRKRAAIEEELEVLYDAYYEELEQYANIQQRYASSGGTTSPPLGPGPFPGSVEFDATGAVVNAQRPIAQHDAYDDDPDEDEYDDEDADEEDEDEEDDKPNGVVPAPPAKDSGTSFLNFSNSLTVTAGNILTVADDLLKNDGQKFLEMMEQLAEHRTNREEEAADSIAAGEDEDEDEDDEDDEDDEADEYEDDLDKKMEDGKRMFSIFAARMFEQRVLQAYRERVAQERQLQLLRELEDEDRVAHEREAKKAKENQRKKDKKRQQKLAKDSERAKRDADRLAEEQAAQVAREEEARRKREEREAERREKLKKEEERKKAKLEAEAKAREKKRKKEEEDRKKKEEERDKVKGESTRAGGTRCGDKVATIDVRFIVSAILMPYAAPPPHPPPSRPIPTPAAPVTKPPALPPTTPKKPPVKANTQPMSMSAASSPVKPSTMPPKAPTRSVSASTPAAAKPVNGPAKTVNGPTTKAVNGPQGSKPAPITSAPKAALASASGSKPSVNESKVVPSASGSGSKTQRVSSTPVKVSVPQVSTSQQAQTQAQAQAQAQVQVPPRPTGSPATSSVTHASVSSVMHTPGSSITHTSTHTTGSVGSSPAKPVGLGLGPVPIQASASGANLGSQVPAPVPSVSVSASTSTSASASIVGSASGSGSGSGSGSGSSSQTAPSSSQIIPSNAQPSMSTISPVQASVPSGSQLPPISGQIPHAHMHPQLPSHASGSQIPHTSGSQIPHTPGSQITHASGSQIPHPSGTQIPHAPPPVPITPGPQIPLPLPPSTPYQAFAPTPFMSPYPGMAFTPPPPPLRMFPATPPDFSVGGAFQRGLTPRRGSITDLPTRGPVSTGSVGDARDLALPLSSRGSVGDIPSRGSVGDISSRGPVGDMPSRGSVGDIPNRAITRPIGTSGARRSPSPERHPLGSKALAADDDEVVTPISRRNTTVSWGSAPGVGMLPPVGIAVGTIGPPPGSIGSPVPIGVGAPGPGQGPGLVGAPVLAPPHLGSPWTPAPAPPTAVPRPPMWQPNGNPWGQFPAVPFAER encoded by the exons ATGCGACCTGCGCCGAGCGTGCCACCGCCACCGACGCCGACGACGAtcaacaagaagaagaagaaaaaggcagatggggATGAGGAAGGACCAGAGGATGCGGACCAGGTCTGGGCCCAGTTCCCGCCCGAGCTGCGCGCCTATGTCCGCGCCGAGTACGCCAAATCGGTCCGACCACCGAGCGTGCAGGGCCTTGTGCAGCATATGGAGCAGTATGGCTGGCGTGCACGGACCACGACGGACCCTCCGCCCGCACCGCCGCCTCCACCACCGCAACACCACCATCACCCGCAACCAACGAGTGTTCCGCAGCCCCCGTTCCCCTTTGACGCACAGCTCTTCTCCGATCCCGgctttgcccttgccctcGAGCAGCTCACCATTGCTGGTGGGCCCAAGCCGCCCCCACAGGACGACACCGAATACGGCGACTTTTACTCGGACGATGAGCCAGACGACGATGATGATCTTGTCCCTCCGCCCAATCTCGCCGCGTCCTccaaaaagaagaagaaaaagaagaagagagTCCCTGCTACTCTGCCTCCTCCACCGCCTCCGCCTCCCATCCCTGTTCCGCATCCCCAGCCCCATCCTCACCCGCATCCCAgcccaacagcagcagcagcaacaccaccaacaacaacaacgACGGCGGGCGGTTCCTCCCAGCTCACGGGCAGCAGGCAAACAGCCCATGACGTTCCAGCCTGCCCCAGCAGCACCCCAGCCCCCAGCCAAACCACGCGTCAGTCCACCGAGCTCGAGCACCGCGAGCAACACCAAACTATGGAATACAAACTCCCTCGAGAACGCCAACGCATCAAAGACTTCTGGCTCGGTCTCTCCGAATCCGAGCGCAGAGATCTCGTCAAGGTCGAGCGAGAGGCCGTCTTGAAGAAGATGAAGGAACAGCAGAAACACAGCTGTGCCTGCGCAGTGTGCGGTCGGAAACG AGCAGCGATCGAGGAAGAACTCGAGGTACTGTACGATGCATACTACGAAGAACTAGAACAATACGCAAACATCCAGCAGCGGTACGCCTCTTCCGGCGGTACCACCTCTCCCCCCCTCGGTCCTGGCCCCTTTCCCGGATCCGTCGAGTTCGATGCTACCGGAGCTGTCGTCAATGCACAAAGACCTATCGCGCAGCACGATGCCTACGACGACGATCCCGACGAAGACGAATACGACGATGAAGACGCCGAcgaggaggacgaggacgaagaggacgACAAGCCCAATGGCGTTGTTCCGGCCCCTCCTGCCAAAGACTCGGGAACCTCGTTTTTAAATTTTAGTAACAGTCTCACTGTCACTG CTGGGAATATATTAACAGTCGCAGACGACCTTTTGAAAAACGATGGTCAAAAGTTCCTCGAGATGATGGAACAGCTAGCCGAGCATCGGACCAATCGGGAGGAAGAGGCGGCGGATAGCATCGCGGCTggagaggacgaggacgaggacgaggacgatgaagacgatgaagacgacgAGGCCGACGAGTACGAAGACGATCTCGACAAG AAAATGGAAGACGGCAAACGCATGTTCTCCATCTTTGCGGCCAGAATGTTTGAACAGCGCGTCCTGCAAGCATACCGAGAACGCGTCGCACAAGAACGTCAGCTCCAGCTTCTCCGAGAGCTCGAAGACGAGGACAGAGTGGCGCATGAGCGAGAGGCGAAAAAGGCGAAAGAGAATCAGAGAAAGAAGGACAAGAAGCG ACAACAAAAGCTGGCTAAAGATTCCGAACGGGCTAAACGCGATGCGGATCGTTTGGCGGAAGAACAGGCCGCCCAGGTCGCGAGGGAAGAAGAGGCTCGCAGAAAGCGGGAAGAGCGCGAAGCCGAGCGGAGGGAAAAGCTGAAAAAGGAGGAAGAGAGGAAAAAGGCCAAGTTGGAGGCAGAGGCCAAGGCGAGGGAAAAAAAGAGGAaaaaggaggaggaggataggaagaagaaggaagaggAGAGGGACAAGGTCAAGGGTGAGTCGACTAGGGCGGGGGGAACTCGATGCGGAGACAAAGTTGCTACGATCGACGTACGCTTCATTGTCTCGGCGATCCTCATGCCGTACG CCGCTCCACCACCTCATCCGCCTCCATCCAGACCCATCCCTACCCCTGCTGCTCCCGTCACCAAACCCCCAGCATTACCTCCAACGACACCCAAGAAGCCCCCGGTCAAGGCGAATACTCAGCCAATGAGCATGAGCGCTGCGAGCTCCCCCGTCAAACCCAGCACCATGCCACCCAAGGCGCCAACCCGAAGCGTCTCAGCATCGACCCCCGCCGCAGCGAAACCGGTCAACGGCCCCGCAAAGACCGTGAATGGCCCCaccaccaaggccgtaaaCGGCCCACAGGGTTCCAAACCCGCTCCGATAACGTCTGCGCCCAAGGCTGCTCTCGCATCCGCATCGGGGTCGAAACCTTCCGTAAACGAAAGCAAGGTCGTGCCCTCCGCCTCTGGGTCTGGATCCAAGACCCAACGGGTATCGAGCACACCCGTCAAGGTCTCGGTTCCCCAGGTATCCACGTCCCAGCAGGCTCAGACTCAGGCGCAGGCGCAGGCTCAGGCTCAGGTGCAGGTCCCGCCTCGCCCGACAGGATCGCCGGCTACATCCTCGGTCACACATGCGTCGGTATCGTCCGTGATGCACACGCCCGGGTCGTCGATCACCCATACGTCCACGCACACGACGGGATCGGTGGGCTCGTCTCCGGCTAAACCTGTTGGACTTGGGTTGGGGCCTGTACCGATCCAAGCGTCTGCATCGGGGGCGAATCTGGGTTCGCAAGTGCCAGCTCCTGTTCCATCGGTCTCGGTGTCGGCTTCAACATCTACATCTGCATCTGCATCGATAGTGGGTTCGGCATCGGGCTCGGGTTCGGGCTCAGGTTCAGGTTCGGGTTCGAGCTCACAGACGGCACCTTCAAGTTCGCAGATCATTCCTTCGAATGCGCAGCCCTCGATGAGTACGATTTCCCCCGTGCAAGCGTCTGTTCCATCTGGATCGCAATTGCCTCCTATATCAGGACAGATTCCGCATGCTCATATGCATCCACAACTCCCATCTCACGCGTCGGGCTCGCAGATTCCACATACATCTGGATCGCAAATCCCGCATACGCCGGGATCGCAAATCACGCACGCGTCGGGATCACAGATTCCCCATCCATCAGGAACGCAGATCCCCCACGCGCCACCGCCTGTCCCGATCACGCCAGGTCCTCAAATCCCGCTCCCCCTCCCTCCTTCGACACCTTACCAGGCCTTTGCGCCCACACCGTTCATGTCACCTTATCCCGGAATGGCGTTTACACCCCCTCCGCCCCCGCTTCGCATGTTCCCGGCTACCCCGCCCGATTTTAGTGTTGGCGGAGCGTTCCAGCGCGGACTGACACCTCGCCGCGGGTCGATTACGGATTTACCGACCAGAGGACCGGTGAGCACCGGCTCGGTCGGGGATGCACGGGATTTAGCGTTGCCTTTATCCTCTCGGGGCTCGGTAGGGGACATACCCTCTCGCGGATCGGTCGGAGACATTTCTTCTCGAGGGCCAGTTGGGGACATGCCGTCGCGAGGATCGGTAGGGGATATACCCAATCGCGCAATCACGCGTCCGATCGGGACGTCTGGCGCTAGGCGGTCTCCTTCTCCCGAACGACATCCACTTGGATCGAAAGCTCTCGCAGCAGACGATGATGAAGTCGTTACACCCATCTCGCGACGGAATACGACCGTCTCGTGGGGGAGTGCGCCTGGAGTTGGGATGCTCCCTCCTGTTGGAATCGCGGTAGGGACGATTGGGCCTCCTCCCGGGTCGATAGGTTCGCCCGTACCGATAGGTGTAGGCGCGCCTGGACCTGGCCAAGGGCCCGGGCTAGTTGGTGCACCCGTGTTGGCCCCGCCGCATTTAGGGTCGCCTTGGACGCCCGCTCCCGCTCCTCCTACCGCGGTACCTCGGCCTCCGATGTGGCAACCCAACGGGAACCCATGGGGCCAGTTCCCGGCTGTTCCCTTTGCGGAACGATGA